One window of the Acidimicrobiia bacterium genome contains the following:
- a CDS encoding glycosyltransferase family 2 protein, whose product MTPSVPAPDVSIVLPVFNEIDHLDEELTRIRAAFDASQYSYEIIVIDDASTDGSTERLHEIDGIRLITFAANRGPGAARKTGTEASRGRVVVWTDVDMSYPNELLPTLVDELEGHDQVVGARTSEQGTHKFARIPAKWTIRKLAEYLSGTRIPDLNSGFRAFRRSVAVQFSHLLPDGFSHVTTLTMAFLANGYSIKYIDIPYAERSGKSKFRLVADTRLYLLQVTRMVMMWNPLRVLMPVALVMFLIGSAKIVYDIIDKSFRIGTNTLLVMATAGLIVVVALLADLVVQVSRPRSTVVSAVVTDVDATEYNET is encoded by the coding sequence ATGACCCCGTCGGTGCCAGCGCCCGATGTGTCGATCGTCCTCCCGGTGTTCAACGAGATCGATCATCTCGACGAGGAACTGACGCGCATCCGCGCCGCATTCGATGCTTCGCAGTACTCGTACGAAATCATCGTCATCGACGATGCTTCAACCGACGGCAGCACGGAACGGCTCCATGAGATCGACGGCATCAGGCTGATCACCTTCGCCGCGAACCGGGGGCCAGGCGCCGCGCGCAAGACCGGAACCGAGGCGTCGCGGGGCCGCGTCGTGGTGTGGACCGATGTCGACATGTCGTACCCGAACGAACTTCTCCCGACCCTCGTCGACGAGCTTGAAGGCCACGACCAGGTCGTCGGGGCGAGAACCTCAGAGCAGGGAACGCACAAGTTTGCTCGGATCCCGGCGAAATGGACCATTCGGAAACTCGCCGAGTACCTGTCCGGCACAAGGATCCCCGACCTCAACTCGGGGTTTCGGGCCTTTCGACGATCCGTTGCCGTCCAGTTCTCGCATCTGCTCCCCGACGGGTTTTCCCATGTGACAACCCTCACCATGGCATTCCTTGCGAACGGGTACAGCATCAAGTACATCGACATCCCTTACGCCGAACGCTCGGGGAAATCGAAGTTCCGCCTCGTTGCCGACACACGCCTGTACCTGTTGCAGGTCACTCGCATGGTCATGATGTGGAACCCGTTGCGTGTCCTGATGCCGGTTGCCCTTGTGATGTTCCTGATCGGTTCCGCCAAGATCGTTTACGACATCATCGACAAGAGCTTCCGCATCGGCACCAACACGCTGCTGGTCATGGCAACGGCTGGCCTCATCGTGGTTGTCGCCCTCCTCGCCGACCTCGTCGTACAGGTCAGCCGGCCAAGATCAACCGTCGTCTCCGCCGTGGTGACCGATGTCGACGCCACCGAATACAACGAGACCTGA
- the rfbC gene encoding dTDP-4-dehydrorhamnose 3,5-epimerase: MTDAGQPNRVDGFDEVVAFVSPIHPDSRGNLREIYRADEFRERTGIAPQFVQDNVSVSHRGVLRGIHIQVSPPQGKLVSCLAGEVFDVVVDLRGSSSTYRKWKATTLSHTNGIQVWVPPGFGHAFLVVSESALVHYKATTPYHRDGTRSVRWDDPAIGIQWPTTDEPHLSQQDGDAPLLAECDLSPR; the protein is encoded by the coding sequence ATGACCGACGCGGGCCAGCCAAACCGCGTTGACGGCTTCGACGAGGTCGTTGCCTTCGTGTCGCCGATCCACCCAGACTCGCGCGGCAACCTTCGCGAGATCTACCGGGCTGACGAATTCCGCGAACGCACCGGTATCGCGCCGCAGTTCGTGCAGGACAATGTGTCGGTCTCGCACCGCGGGGTGCTGCGAGGCATCCACATCCAGGTGTCCCCCCCTCAAGGCAAGCTTGTATCGTGCCTCGCAGGCGAGGTCTTCGATGTCGTGGTCGACCTGCGCGGGTCGTCATCCACCTACCGGAAGTGGAAGGCGACGACGCTTTCGCACACCAACGGAATACAGGTGTGGGTGCCACCCGGGTTCGGCCATGCATTCCTCGTGGTTTCGGAGTCAGCGCTGGTGCATTACAAGGCCACGACTCCCTACCACCGTGACGGCACGAGGTCCGTTCGTTGGGACGATCCGGCGATCGGCATCCAATGGCCAACGACCGACGAGCCACACCTGTCGCAACAGGATGGAGATGCCCCGCTGCTGGCCGAATGTGACCTCTCACCCCGGTGA
- a CDS encoding M15 family metallopeptidase: protein MTRSIAAIVFVVALAGLSVVESPHASANDAAVGVANWSESRGCDPHEAGITRPFVSRSGSIPVNERIRGPWGDMFGRTYYQVNDALVAWHLPGSSKTMYVHEKTIPALLLAGASLQAHQASGKSYHVYSAYARNWRTVGGSYRPSEHAFGTAFDINPGSNPWSHDNVLRTNLPGWFVDSFADAGFCWGGSWVDSKDAMHFSWSGPAQTPNYPARVAPYPAVTAATTYIERLVGFNISLTASSGTSMTVADMTGEGAPDVVLASPSGLIEASGAVGNYSRIAFRSNAGSGSDETLIGDFDLDGVADSWVPKRDGATVSFSVWAGGSDHQVKTDVTSGIPTTADRLLLGYYDGDYVPDLYALVGSQFNVYGSSNGYTAAVAQLPLPAGADGSWHFATGDLDLDGKADIYAISNAGAPTMAVRLATGGIATFSPAVNVTPQTMFEIADYDGDGRDDVYTLNGSELTIALGGHSSGAADSWFQNSSTLPPDAGPKCVGPNPCDSIGHVDSGGVWTLADRPRTDPDETEFYYGKPGDSPFMGDWDNDGIDTPGLYRRSDGFVYLRQTNTQGIADIQFFFGDPGDQPLVGDFDGDGYDTVSIYRPSEHRFYIINELGEDGKGLGAADYFFSFGNPGDIPFVGDFDGDGVDEIGLRRSSTARVFLKWELEAGPADYEFIYGVPGDIPLAGDWDGNGTDTIAVFRPSSGIWYLRLDNTAGIAHHAIRFEAPRGTTLPVHGRFGL from the coding sequence ATGACACGGTCAATCGCCGCAATCGTGTTTGTTGTTGCGCTCGCGGGGCTCTCGGTGGTGGAATCTCCCCATGCCAGCGCCAACGATGCGGCCGTCGGCGTTGCGAACTGGTCGGAATCGCGAGGTTGCGATCCCCACGAGGCTGGCATCACCCGGCCCTTTGTTTCCCGAAGCGGGTCGATACCAGTCAATGAGCGCATCCGTGGACCCTGGGGGGACATGTTCGGGCGCACCTATTACCAGGTGAACGATGCGCTGGTTGCGTGGCACCTCCCCGGATCGTCGAAGACCATGTATGTCCACGAGAAGACGATCCCTGCGTTGCTGCTTGCGGGCGCGTCCCTCCAAGCCCACCAGGCGAGTGGCAAGAGTTACCATGTGTACTCGGCGTACGCCCGCAACTGGCGGACCGTCGGTGGTTCCTACCGGCCGTCCGAACACGCCTTCGGCACGGCGTTCGACATCAACCCCGGGTCGAATCCGTGGAGCCACGACAATGTGCTTCGTACCAACCTGCCCGGCTGGTTTGTTGACTCCTTCGCCGATGCCGGATTCTGCTGGGGCGGCTCGTGGGTGGACAGCAAGGACGCAATGCACTTCTCGTGGAGCGGACCGGCGCAGACACCCAACTACCCCGCTCGTGTGGCGCCATACCCTGCCGTAACGGCGGCAACGACCTACATCGAGCGCCTCGTCGGTTTCAACATCAGCCTCACGGCATCATCGGGGACTTCGATGACCGTTGCCGACATGACCGGTGAAGGCGCACCCGATGTTGTGCTGGCGTCCCCTTCGGGGCTCATCGAAGCATCGGGGGCGGTCGGGAACTACAGCCGCATCGCGTTCCGATCCAATGCGGGGTCGGGATCAGACGAAACCCTCATCGGCGACTTCGATCTCGACGGTGTCGCGGACTCATGGGTTCCGAAGCGCGACGGGGCGACGGTGTCGTTCAGCGTCTGGGCAGGCGGGAGCGACCATCAGGTGAAGACCGATGTCACCTCCGGCATTCCTACAACCGCCGACCGTCTTCTCCTCGGGTACTACGACGGTGACTATGTCCCTGACCTGTATGCCCTCGTCGGCAGCCAGTTCAATGTCTATGGATCATCCAACGGCTACACAGCAGCGGTCGCTCAGCTGCCTCTTCCCGCGGGGGCGGACGGCTCATGGCATTTCGCGACCGGTGACCTCGACCTCGATGGCAAAGCTGACATCTACGCGATCTCGAACGCGGGCGCTCCGACCATGGCGGTTCGGCTCGCGACGGGGGGCATCGCGACTTTCTCCCCTGCGGTCAATGTGACGCCACAGACCATGTTCGAGATCGCCGACTACGACGGGGACGGGCGCGACGATGTCTACACTCTGAACGGATCGGAGTTGACGATCGCCCTCGGCGGGCACTCCTCGGGAGCCGCGGACTCCTGGTTCCAGAACTCCTCGACGCTGCCGCCAGATGCCGGTCCGAAATGTGTTGGGCCGAATCCGTGTGACTCGATCGGACATGTCGACAGCGGTGGTGTGTGGACCCTTGCCGACCGGCCGCGTACCGACCCTGACGAAACCGAGTTCTACTACGGCAAACCCGGCGATTCCCCGTTCATGGGCGATTGGGACAACGACGGTATCGACACCCCCGGCCTGTACCGCAGGTCGGACGGATTCGTGTATCTGCGCCAGACCAACACACAAGGCATCGCCGACATCCAGTTCTTCTTCGGTGACCCGGGGGATCAGCCCCTCGTCGGTGATTTCGACGGCGATGGATACGACACGGTGAGCATCTACCGGCCATCCGAACACCGCTTCTACATCATCAACGAGTTGGGTGAGGACGGAAAGGGTCTCGGCGCCGCCGACTATTTCTTCTCGTTCGGGAACCCGGGTGACATCCCGTTCGTCGGGGACTTCGACGGTGACGGCGTCGACGAGATCGGTCTCAGGCGATCAAGCACAGCACGGGTCTTTCTCAAGTGGGAGCTCGAAGCGGGACCCGCCGACTACGAGTTCATCTACGGGGTCCCCGGCGACATCCCCCTCGCGGGGGATTGGGACGGCAACGGAACGGACACGATCGCCGTGTTCCGGCCATCGTCAGGCATCTGGTACCTCAGACTCGACAACACGGCAGGTATCGCCCACCACGCGATCAGGTTCGAGGCACCAAGAGGCACAACGCTTCCCGTCCACGGGCGGTTCGGGCTCTAG
- the rfbB gene encoding dTDP-glucose 4,6-dehydratase — translation MRLTITGGCGFIGSAVARLAVARGHEVLNLDKMSYAATVASTAAIAGRDGYRHEIVDIGDQRTVRALLAESKPEVVMHLAAESHVDRSIDQPSDFVNTNVVGTVALLETVSEYYNGLTGEDRARFRFHHVSTDEVFGSLGPRGAFTPDSPYDPRSPYAASKASADHFARAWYHTYGLPVVVSNCSNNYGPFQFPEKLIPLITIRGLTGATLPVYGDGSNTREWLFVTDHAEALLRVAQSGEPGHTYLIAGESERPNLEVVQAICSLLDEMAPLDDGRAHRDLIEFVEDRPGHDLRYAIDGSATTAAFGWEATTPFEVGLRKTVEWYIDNRDWWEPLVSDLRATERVGHGDRGPAEDAT, via the coding sequence GTGCGACTGACCATCACCGGCGGCTGCGGGTTCATCGGATCCGCCGTGGCCCGCCTTGCGGTAGCCAGAGGTCACGAGGTCCTGAACCTCGACAAGATGTCCTACGCCGCGACGGTCGCGTCGACAGCCGCGATTGCTGGCCGCGATGGGTATCGGCACGAGATCGTCGACATCGGTGACCAACGCACAGTGCGTGCGCTCCTTGCCGAATCCAAGCCCGAGGTCGTCATGCATCTCGCCGCCGAATCCCATGTCGACCGATCGATTGATCAACCGTCGGACTTCGTCAACACCAATGTGGTCGGGACCGTTGCACTGCTCGAAACCGTCAGCGAGTACTACAACGGTCTCACAGGGGAAGACCGCGCCCGATTCCGATTCCATCATGTGTCGACCGATGAGGTGTTCGGCTCCCTCGGCCCGCGCGGAGCGTTCACACCGGACTCGCCATATGACCCCCGGTCGCCGTACGCCGCCTCGAAGGCGTCTGCGGACCATTTCGCTCGTGCGTGGTACCACACCTACGGCCTTCCGGTTGTCGTGAGCAACTGCTCGAACAACTACGGGCCATTCCAGTTCCCCGAAAAGCTCATACCCCTCATCACCATCCGCGGCCTCACCGGTGCGACCCTTCCCGTCTACGGGGACGGATCCAACACTCGCGAGTGGCTTTTCGTCACCGACCACGCCGAAGCACTTCTCCGGGTCGCGCAGAGCGGCGAACCGGGACACACCTACCTCATCGCGGGGGAGTCGGAACGGCCGAACCTCGAGGTCGTGCAGGCAATCTGTTCGCTCCTCGACGAAATGGCGCCACTCGATGACGGTCGAGCCCACCGTGACCTCATCGAATTCGTCGAGGATCGGCCAGGCCACGACCTGCGCTACGCAATCGACGGATCCGCGACCACCGCGGCGTTCGGGTGGGAAGCAACCACACCCTTTGAGGTCGGCCTCCGCAAGACCGTTGAGTGGTACATCGACAACCGGGACTGGTGGGAGCCGCTTGTCTCCGATCTCCGAGCGACCGAACGCGTCGGGCATGGTGACCGCGGACCGGCCGAGGACGCCACATGA
- the rfbA gene encoding glucose-1-phosphate thymidylyltransferase RfbA — protein sequence MKGIILAGGVGTRLDPMTRVVSKHLLPVYDKPMVYYPLTLLMLAGMRDILVISAPDQAGNFEHLLGDGSAFGIRISYLTQAAPDGIAQAFPIAERFLDGDGAALALGDNILYGGGLSGLLTKAAGNDGATIFGYPVHDPERFGVVTLDEHGAPMRIEEKPESPESNLAVVGLYFFDADVVDIARSVQPSDRGEREITSVIGVYLKQSRLTVETLGRGIAWLDAGTPEDLHEAAAFVRTIEKRQGFKIACPEEVAYRLGYIDRDNLAQLAADAPNREYGAYLSSLLR from the coding sequence ATGAAGGGGATCATCCTCGCTGGCGGCGTCGGCACCAGGCTCGATCCGATGACGCGGGTCGTGAGCAAACACCTCCTGCCGGTGTACGACAAGCCGATGGTGTACTACCCCCTGACGCTGCTCATGCTCGCAGGCATGCGCGACATCCTCGTGATCTCAGCACCCGATCAGGCCGGCAACTTCGAGCACCTCCTCGGCGACGGAAGCGCCTTCGGTATCCGAATCTCCTACTTGACCCAGGCCGCTCCCGACGGGATCGCCCAGGCCTTCCCGATCGCCGAGCGGTTCCTCGATGGAGACGGTGCGGCCCTCGCGCTCGGTGACAACATCCTGTACGGGGGTGGACTGTCAGGGCTTCTCACGAAGGCGGCGGGGAACGACGGAGCAACGATCTTCGGATATCCCGTTCACGACCCTGAACGGTTCGGCGTGGTGACCCTCGACGAGCATGGCGCTCCGATGCGGATCGAAGAGAAGCCCGAGTCTCCCGAGTCGAATCTCGCTGTCGTCGGGCTCTACTTCTTCGATGCGGATGTTGTCGACATTGCCCGTTCCGTCCAGCCATCCGACCGCGGTGAACGCGAGATCACAAGCGTCATTGGTGTGTACCTCAAGCAGTCGCGGCTCACGGTCGAGACACTCGGACGGGGCATCGCATGGCTCGACGCCGGAACACCCGAGGATCTCCACGAGGCTGCCGCGTTCGTCCGAACGATCGAGAAGCGCCAGGGGTTCAAGATCGCCTGCCCAGAAGAGGTCGCGTACCGGCTCGGATACATCGACCGCGACAATCTCGCGCAGCTCGCAGCCGACGCCCCGAATAGGGAGTACGGCGCATACCTGTCGAGCCTCCTGCGATGA
- a CDS encoding aminotransferase class I/II-fold pyridoxal phosphate-dependent enzyme, whose protein sequence is MRVNYAQAVYGEEEIAAVVEVLEHSTELLMAGPRVSAFEAAVAGRFGKEFGVMVNSGSSANLVAIEGLGLEHGSEVVTPALTFSTTVAPLIQSGLTPVFVDVEPDTYTVDVAHISERITSRTRALMIPNLIGNLPDWKAVRALADTYGLVVIEDSCDTIGSTIAGMPTGALTDVATTSFYASHIITAAGFGGMMTTSNPDLAQRARLLRGWGRTSSTRAESEGITDRFDVAVDGIDYDAKFMFEALGYNFLPSELSAAFGLVQLGRLDEYARRRSTNFAKLRQAFSGYEDWFILPRQGAEIETAWLAFPLIVRDSAPFTRRELQIGFETDGIQTRVVFTGNVLRQPAFSELNDAGSGSFPNADRVMRGGVLLGCHQGMGDDEIAYIMDSFARFASAY, encoded by the coding sequence ATGAGGGTCAACTACGCACAGGCGGTGTACGGCGAAGAAGAAATCGCTGCGGTGGTCGAAGTCCTCGAGCATTCCACGGAACTGCTCATGGCGGGGCCTCGTGTCTCGGCATTCGAAGCTGCGGTTGCCGGGCGGTTCGGCAAGGAGTTCGGCGTGATGGTCAACTCGGGCTCATCGGCCAACCTTGTCGCAATCGAAGGGCTGGGGCTCGAACACGGATCGGAGGTGGTCACACCCGCACTCACCTTCTCCACCACGGTGGCGCCCCTCATCCAAAGCGGTCTCACGCCGGTCTTCGTGGATGTCGAACCCGACACCTACACCGTCGATGTCGCACACATCTCCGAGCGCATCACATCCCGCACCCGGGCGCTCATGATCCCGAACCTAATCGGAAACCTGCCCGACTGGAAGGCCGTTCGGGCACTCGCGGACACTTATGGCCTTGTCGTCATCGAAGACTCATGCGACACGATCGGCAGCACGATCGCCGGAATGCCGACCGGTGCCCTCACCGATGTTGCAACGACGAGCTTCTACGCGTCGCACATCATCACCGCTGCGGGGTTCGGTGGAATGATGACAACCTCAAACCCGGACCTTGCGCAACGGGCTCGCCTCCTGCGCGGCTGGGGGAGGACCTCGTCCACTCGTGCCGAATCCGAGGGCATCACAGATCGATTCGATGTTGCGGTCGATGGCATCGACTACGACGCCAAGTTCATGTTCGAGGCGCTCGGCTACAACTTCCTCCCGTCGGAACTGTCCGCGGCATTCGGGCTCGTCCAGCTCGGGCGCCTCGATGAATACGCCCGTCGCCGGTCAACCAACTTCGCGAAGCTGAGACAGGCGTTCAGTGGATACGAGGACTGGTTCATACTCCCGCGCCAGGGTGCCGAGATCGAAACAGCATGGCTGGCCTTTCCGCTCATCGTGCGGGATTCGGCGCCGTTCACCCGCAGGGAACTCCAGATCGGATTCGAGACCGACGGGATACAGACTCGGGTCGTCTTCACAGGGAATGTGCTTCGTCAGCCTGCTTTCTCGGAACTCAACGATGCAGGCAGTGGATCGTTCCCGAATGCGGATCGCGTGATGCGAGGAGGGGTTCTGCTTGGATGTCACCAAGGCATGGGTGACGATGAGATTGCGTACATCATGGACTCGTTTGCGAGGTTTGCTTCTGCCTACTGA
- a CDS encoding glycosyltransferase family 39 protein: MRWIRRERVPIVIIVGAGFLIRLAWLLHADPVPVSDFNDYRTLAVGIVDHGQFGYPEPTSFFLPLHPVYLSVFAFFSRSDVWLGLSMVVLGTISIGLVYLAALRVLATQRAALIAAGLFAFYPTLVLFSPILATEHLFVALMLGAIAVLTRIDRRPAVYAGIVGILVGCAVLTRGEAVFYVPAILLFIWVGNKLPTPRTRIIVSALVAAGIFVVVLPWYVRNAIVVDPNAGLSSSAGLNFYFAHNDSGNYGDFIEGNPLYGLPPEEASRLGWELGFKHIREHPLNLVKDVWKGTLHLFASPDYSVFWATQQPAYRGDPEFVQRYVRFATTFLQLARMATAGLLAAALLSLLAYRAWRRELWALIIPLAVSSWLLRTVIYWAKPRYAYFVTVILIFVAAFTIDVLVGSNRRLPRDGTRRVDVAAGS; the protein is encoded by the coding sequence ATGAGGTGGATTCGCCGCGAGCGCGTTCCGATCGTGATCATTGTCGGAGCTGGCTTCCTGATCAGACTTGCCTGGCTGCTTCACGCTGATCCCGTCCCCGTCTCGGACTTCAATGACTACCGCACCCTCGCGGTCGGGATTGTCGACCACGGACAGTTCGGCTACCCCGAACCGACCTCGTTCTTCCTGCCACTGCATCCTGTCTACCTGTCGGTATTCGCCTTCTTCTCTCGATCAGATGTGTGGCTGGGACTATCGATGGTAGTGCTCGGAACCATTTCGATCGGTCTCGTATACCTCGCAGCGCTCAGAGTCCTTGCGACACAGAGAGCCGCGCTGATCGCAGCAGGGCTCTTCGCGTTCTACCCGACCTTGGTCCTGTTCTCCCCCATCCTCGCCACCGAGCACCTGTTCGTCGCGCTGATGCTCGGCGCCATCGCGGTGCTGACCCGTATCGATCGCAGACCGGCCGTGTACGCGGGAATCGTAGGAATCCTCGTCGGCTGTGCAGTCCTCACCCGTGGCGAAGCGGTGTTCTATGTCCCCGCGATCCTGCTGTTCATCTGGGTCGGGAACAAGCTCCCAACACCGCGGACGCGCATCATCGTTTCCGCCCTCGTCGCCGCGGGAATCTTTGTTGTTGTGCTTCCGTGGTATGTGCGCAACGCCATCGTTGTCGACCCGAACGCCGGACTGTCATCGAGCGCCGGACTCAACTTCTATTTCGCCCACAACGACTCGGGCAACTATGGGGATTTCATCGAAGGGAACCCGCTGTACGGCCTGCCACCTGAGGAAGCGAGCCGGCTCGGCTGGGAACTGGGTTTCAAGCACATCCGCGAACATCCGCTGAACCTCGTCAAGGATGTTTGGAAGGGAACCCTGCATCTGTTCGCGTCTCCCGACTACAGCGTGTTCTGGGCGACCCAGCAGCCGGCCTATCGGGGGGATCCGGAGTTCGTCCAGCGCTATGTCCGCTTTGCGACCACCTTTCTTCAGCTCGCAAGGATGGCGACAGCGGGTCTCCTCGCGGCAGCATTGCTTTCCCTTCTCGCGTATCGAGCATGGCGGAGGGAGTTGTGGGCGCTGATCATCCCCCTCGCCGTGTCGAGCTGGCTTCTTCGAACCGTCATCTATTGGGCGAAGCCGCGGTATGCATACTTCGTGACCGTGATACTCATCTTCGTTGCAGCGTTCACGATCGATGTCCTCGTCGGAAGCAATCGACGCCTCCCCCGTGACGGGACTCGTCGCGTGGATGTGGCGGCGGGCTCCTGA
- a CDS encoding NAD(P)-dependent oxidoreductase: protein MTGPIVDETIVITGATGFIGSHLTRRLVNGNDVHILVRNPDRASALGLDASNIHDISSSTHPIAGLFEDLQPSMVFHLATRYERTDPVDPRPMLEANVVFGTAVLEAAARIGDCTVVMAGSHFQHADGVPVSLYALSKNLLIEVARYLTATRNLSWVETVLYDIYGPRDRRGKLIDTVLDRLLAGQPIQLPERLALHHFVHVDDAVDALLASARQLRSTGESGMSLFATSDKAVTPKEVVEIASTVLGRQPILGGSHFQLPPRTPMHPADGPRPDAWSPTIGLSDGIMTVARSRTAEP from the coding sequence ATGACAGGGCCAATCGTGGACGAAACAATCGTGATCACCGGCGCAACCGGATTCATCGGTTCCCATCTCACTCGACGGCTCGTCAACGGCAACGATGTCCACATCTTGGTCCGCAACCCGGATCGGGCATCAGCACTCGGTCTCGACGCGAGCAACATCCACGACATATCGTCGTCGACGCACCCGATCGCAGGCCTGTTCGAAGACCTGCAACCGAGCATGGTGTTTCATCTCGCGACCCGCTACGAACGCACCGACCCGGTCGATCCTCGACCGATGCTCGAAGCCAATGTTGTGTTCGGGACCGCTGTCCTGGAGGCTGCCGCCCGCATCGGCGACTGCACCGTCGTGATGGCGGGCTCACACTTCCAACACGCAGACGGCGTACCCGTCAGCCTCTACGCCCTTTCCAAGAACCTGCTCATCGAGGTTGCGCGCTACCTCACCGCCACCCGGAACCTGTCGTGGGTCGAAACCGTGCTCTATGACATCTACGGCCCCCGCGATCGTCGCGGCAAGCTGATCGACACGGTCCTGGACCGCCTTCTTGCCGGCCAACCGATTCAGCTGCCCGAACGGCTCGCACTCCACCACTTTGTCCATGTGGACGACGCAGTGGACGCCTTGCTCGCAAGCGCCCGTCAGCTTCGCAGCACCGGTGAATCCGGCATGTCGTTGTTCGCCACATCGGACAAGGCGGTGACACCGAAGGAGGTCGTCGAGATCGCCTCGACCGTTCTCGGTCGACAGCCGATCTTGGGCGGATCCCACTTTCAGCTTCCACCTCGTACGCCGATGCATCCGGCAGATGGTCCGAGGCCGGACGCATGGTCGCCAACCATTGGCCTTTCCGACGGAATCATGACAGTCGCCCGGTCCCGTACCGCAGAGCCCTAG